The genome window CAAATCCAAGAGGGAATTATTGGGAGTAATTTTACTGTTCCGGCACAAAACGAATTATTAGCGAAATTGTTATTACAAAAACGTGAAGTGCGTTTAGCTAACTATTCCGTTGCAAAAGAAGCGGAAAATCAGACCGCTTCAAGTGATGAATTACAGAAATATTATGAAGCCCATAAAGCAGAATTAATCGAACCGGAAAAATTGACGGTTGAATATGTTGCTTTAACGCCGGCTGACGTAGCAAAGAATGTGCAAGTGAATGATGAGCAAATTACGACTTATTATGAAAAAAATAAGGCGGACTATGCAACAAAAGGTGAAGCTCGTGTTGCTCATATTCAATTAGCCAATGAAACTGAGGCAAAAGCTGTAGCGGAAGCGCTTCAAAAAGGAGAGGATTTTGCTACATTAGCAAAAAGTAAATCAACCGATAAATTATCTGCGACACAAGGCGGTGATTTAGGTTGGGCGAAAGCCGGTACCTTCCCTAAAGCGTTTGAAGGCGCGTACGCAACGTTACAAGCCGGTCAGGTTAGTGCGGTTGTGAATGTGGATGGTGCATATCACATCATTAAAGTATTAGAGCGTAAAGGCGAAAAAGTGATTCCGCTTGAGCAAGTGAAAGATCAGATTGCAAAAACCATTCGCCAAGAATTATTGTTAACTGAATATTCTAATATTGCTCGTGAAATGGCGAACAAATCGTTTGAAAATAACGGCAGTTTAGAAGCGGTGGCTCAAGCCGGCGGCGTAAAAGTGCAAAAAACAGCACAATTTACTCAGCAAAATTTACCGGCGGAGCTTAATCATGAAAAAGTGGTCAAAGCCTTATTTAGCGGTGAGTTACGTCAAAACGGTCAAAATTCTGATGCGTTGGATATTGGTACAGAACACGAACCAAAAACGATATTTGTACGTGTAAGTGATTACCAAGCTGAACGAGTTAAAAGTTTTGACGAAGCGAAAAGTGAGCTAGACCTTGCAGTAAAACAGCAGAAAGCAGAACAAGTGCTTCGTACTAAAGCGGAACAACAAGTTAAAGCATTAAATGAAGGTAAATCTGTTGATGTGACTTTTGGTAATCCGCAAACATTAGTTTTTGTACAAGCTGAAAACGATAACCCAGCATTAGCTCAAACTGTTTTTGCTATGTCGAAACCGACTGATAAAGCGGTTTACCAAGTGGCTCAAAATCAGCAAGGTGATGTGATTATTGTTGCATTGGATAAAGTTACAGATGGTAATGTTGATGAGTTTAAGTCATTAGCAAGCCAGTTTAATCAAGCGGAACAGCTTTTATTACGTAATGATTTATTAAAAGACTTACGTGCAAAAGCGAAGATTGAGATTAATGATGATTTTATGGGACAAGCAGAATCATCAAGCCATTAATTTCAATGAATGATAAAATAAGAGAAACGCCTAAAGCCTAAGTTTTAGGCGTTTTTATTTTGTCTTATTTATCTTACTCTATATAATGGCAGATAATTTTATTTATAAAGGTTGGCGTTAGTGGAACTCAATATTAATTTTGCGATTTATTTGCAATTTTTCATTGGATTATTTGCGATAGTAAATCCATTCGGTTCATTGCCGATTTTCTTTAGTATGACTACGCACCAATATGAAGCAGAAAGAAATCATACCAGCTTAATTACTTCGGTTTCGATTGGTATCATTTTGTTAGTCAGTCTGTTTTTTGGAAAATTGATTTTAGATGCGTTTAGTATCTCGTTAGATTCTTTCCGTGTGGCAGGCGGTTTTCTGATTGTAAGTATTGCAATGACGATGATCAGCGGAAAATTAGGGGAACATAAACAAAATAAAGAAGAAAAAAATGCTGATGTGAGTGAATACGAAAATATTGGCGTTGTTCCTTTAGCAATGCCGATTATGGCAGGGCCGGGAGCTATTGGTTCTACGATTGTTTGGGGAACACGTTACAACCATATTACAGATTATATCGGTTTTAGTATTGCGATTATTGTCTTTGCGATAGTGTGTTATACCTTATTCCGTTTTTCCGCACCGTTAGTTAAAAAATTAGGTAAAACGGGTTCAAATGTGGTTACTCGTATTATGGGATTAATTCTGATGGCTCTCGGTATTGAAATTATTGTTGCAGGATTAGGGAATTTATTCCCCGGTCTTACTTCAATTCACTAGCAGGAGGAATAATGCCATCTTGTAAACAAGCGGTTAAATTCTTGAGAAATCTTACCAGCGTGCTCATCGGTTTTATGCTGTTAAGTTGCGACCAAAATTTACCGGTAAAACAAGTTAATGTAGTTAAGAATGAAGTATTACCTGAAATTGATCGTACCATTTTAAAACGTGCAATTTATACTAATAGATTTCAGTTAGATCCACATTTTGCCTATTCCGCGCAGATAGTGTGCCTCTCAGGGATATGCTTGTCGGGTTAGTGGCATATAATCAAAAAGGAGCTGTACAACCGGCGGTCGCGAAGACTTGGTTTACTGATAATCATAAAGATTGGTTGTTTATTTTAGATGAAAATGCCAAATGGTCGAACGGGGCCGCTGTAACGGCACAAGATTTTGTATTAAGTTGGCAACGCTTGGTAGAGCCTAAAAACGGTTCGCCGTTAGCGCCTTATTTAGCTTATATGCAACTGAATAATGCTAAAGAAATCGTAGCCGGCGAAAAATCTGTGGACGAATTGGGTATTAAAGCACTAAACAATTCCACACTACAAATTCAATTAAATAAACCGAATCCGATGTTGCCTAAAATGTTGGCTCATATTGCATTATTACCGACGTTTCAAGGTAAAGCACCGGATGGGAAGCAATTAGTCACAAACGGTGATTATTATTTAATGGCAAATACAGATAAAATGTTGGCTTTGCAAGCGGTCAAAAATAATATGGACTTTGTAAAAGTGGAATATCATCGTATTTCGGTATTACAATCAATTAAACCCTTTGATGTCATTGAAAATCCACTAGAAGGGCGAGAGCATAACATTTGGGAATTTCCACGTTTATGTACCTATTATTATGAGTTTAATTTAGCCGATCCCCAGTTAAGTCGTAAGGAAGTTCGCCAAGCAATTAAAACGATGATTTTATCCACTCGTATTGCTCAACAGTATGGTTTAGCCAATCTTTCAGTCTTACCCCCAAATATGCTGAAACCGACTCAGCGTCAATGGCATCCATTAGTGATAGAACCCTTACTGAAACAAGCCGGCATTAGTTCGACTAATCCGTTAAAATTGACGTTAACTTACGATGAACAACATAAACATGCGGAGATTGCGAATCAAATCATTCGTACATTAGGAGAGTCAGATCTTATTAAGATTCAGCCTCAAGCGGTAAATTGGCAACAATTATTAACTTTGCGAGATAAAAAACAGTATCAGATGAGTCGAGCTGGTTGGTGTGCGGATTATTCTGATCCGTTACCGTTTTTATTACATTTCCATTCAAAAAGTGTAGATAACAAAAGTAATTATCATAATCCGCAAGTGGATCAACAGTTAGAACAATTACAAAATCAGAATTTAACCGAGCAAACAAGAACAGAGCTTATTCAAAGTATCGTTCAACAAATTGATGATGATGTTGCGGTACTTCCGATGTTTCAGTATTATCGCCGCGTGGCATTAGATCCCTCCGTTTTAGGTATTGATCTAAATAATGATAGTGAAGTAATTTATAGTAAACATTTATATCGAATGAAACCTAAGGATTAATCGATGAATCAACTTAACGAACAGCAATTAAGTGAAATTAAATTTGTTTTACAAAATTTCACTCACCCAACATTGCAAAAAGATTTAATCGCGCTGAATGCGTTTAAGAAAGCGGAATTAGGTGCAGGTATTTTACGCTTAGAATTGACGATGCCATTTGCTTGGAACAGCGGTTTTGAAGTATTAAAAGCGGGAACGGAAGCAAAACTGAAACAAATTAGCGGTGCAAATGAGGTCAAATGGATTTTAAATTATCAGATTGCAACCTTAAAACGTGCGAATAATCACCCAGCAGTAAACGGTGTCAAAAATATTATTGCGGTGACTTCAGGCAAAGGCGGTGTAGGTAAATCGACTACCTCAGTCAATCTTGCCTTAGCATTAAAAGCACAGGGGGCAAAAGTCGGTATTTTAGATGCAGATATTTACGGGCCTTCTATTCCTCATATGTTAGGTGCTCAGGATCAACGCCCGACATCTCCGGATAATAAACATATTACACCGGTTGAAGTTTATGGGATTCAATCGAATTCAATCGGCTATTTAATGGCGGAAGATAATGCAACCATTTGGCGTGGGCCAATGGCAAGTTCAGCATTAAGCCAATTATTGAATGAAACATGGTGGACAGAACTGGATTATCTTGTGATTGATATGCCGCCGGGTACGGGTGATATTCAGCTTACCCTTTCTCAACAAATTCCAGTAACCGGTGCGGTAGTGGTTACGACGCCACAGGATATTGCATTATTAGATGCGGTAAAAGGGATTTCAATGTTCCAAAAAGTTTCTGTACCGGTATTGGGTGTGATTGAAAATATGAGCGTACATATCTGCCAAAATTGCGGTCACCACGAAGATATTTTCGGCACCGGTGGTGCGGATAAAGTGGCGAAAAAATACGGTACGCAAGTGTTAGGACAAATGCCGTTGCATATTCGTTTACGTCAGGATTTGGATGCTGGCACGCCAACGGTTGTCGCCGCACCGGAACACGAAACTAGCCAAGCATACATTGAATTAGCGGCAAAAGTTGCTTCGGAATTATATTGGCAAGGCTCAGTTATTCCGTCTGAAATTATGATCCGTGAAGTGAAATAATCGATAGATAGAACAAAAAGTTGATAATAATTATATTTTATAATCGTTACCAACTTTTTGTCTACTATACCTCTTTTTAATTTAAAGAGGCTATATTCCGAGTTTAAGATATTCGGTAAATATCTTGTTAAACTTGACCGCTTGTTTTCAATTTTTCGGCAACAATTCCCAAAACGCTCTAATAATCGGTTCTTGTAGCCTTTTTTCTTGTACACAAATTCCCAGTTCAAACGGCGATATCGGCTCAGGCAATTTCAAATAAGAAATTTGGTTATTCATCGGGCTGTGTTTAATCGCCACATCCGGTAACAATGCCACACCGCATCCTAATGCGACCATCGGCACAATCGCTTCATGCCCTGCAACCGTGGCATAAATTTTCGGTTCTTTAATTTTTAATTCTTTAAACCAACGATCGATTCGCTTTCTAACCGGCCCGTCAAGCGGCAAAATAAACGGCATATTTTGCCAATCAATCGGCGACTGTTGCAAACATTGTGTTGCCGCACACGCCACTCGTGGTGCAATAACTGACAGATGAATATCATCAATATAATGAAATACAATACTATTCGGCAGATGCTCCGGCTTACCGGTGAGTGATATATCTGCTTCAAAGGAATGAACCGTATGCACAGCTTGAGCCGGGTCGCCGGTACTTAGTTTGATCTCCACTTTCGGATATGCTTGACGGAACTGCTCTAGAATTTGTGGTAAATGGCTATAAGCCGCCGTTACCGAACAAAACACTTTTAATTCGCCTTCTAACTGACCTTGTGCTGGTGAAAGCTGATGCTGTAATTGTCGCCAATCAGACCAACTTTGTTTTGCAAACACCAAAAACTTTTCACCCGCTTCTGTTAAATGAACCTGTCGGTTATCTCGGATAAATAACGGTCGCCCTAACTCTTGTTCAATTCGTTGAATATGGCGAGAAAGAGTCGAAGCCGTCATATAGTTTTTTTCCGCATGACACGAATAAAACTTTTTGTTTGAGTAATATCTAAAAACAGTTTAAGGGATTGAAATTCCATCTAATTTTTCTTTTTTAGGATTAACTAATACAGCTTTGTTGGGTTCTTCAATTTCTAAGTATCCACTATCTCCACTTAATAAAGATGTATATACGACACCTTTTTTACAATCTGAGATTGGCATATCAAATCCCATTGTATTAATCATAAAAGTAGCGATTTGTTGATGGAATAATCTTTGACATTGATCAAAACTACTCATATTTTCGATAACATCTCTATTTTGAGTATAAATAAATGAAGGTACAAGATATTGTGGCTCATCCATAGTTCCTTGATTATAAGTTTTTTCTGTAACAAGTTGACCATGATCGGAAGTATAGATTAATAGATAATCATCTTTATTTCTACTTGCTAAATAGTCATATATTTTCTTTATAAATTGGTCAGTATTATATATAGTGCTATCATAATTATCTAAATAAGTACCATTTTTGAAAATCTTTTCATCTTCTGATAAATATTCTCCATAATTTGTATGAGAACCTCTTTGTTGCAATACTATAAAATTATTCCCTTTATCTAAATCAATATCTTTAAGTAATGGGATTAGACGGTGATCATTCATCCCTCTTGAAACATCTTCTCCTAGTTGGGTTGGCATAATTTTGTTTTGCATCCAATTTTTGCCCATTAAATTAATTAAGCTCATTTCTTTTTCAGGCTGAGATGTATAAAAATACGTTTCATACCCTTGTTTTATTGCTAAATTAAAAATATTCGTATCTCCTTTCATTATTTGTTCTATACCATTCGGATATGGAATTGCACTAAATAATGCGGGAACGGAAAGTGCAGTTAAAACACCAGCACTATAAGTTTCTTTTAATAATAAATTCTTATTTGGATTATTTTTAGCAAGCTCAGTCAAAAAAGGCATTGTATTACGATGATAACCAAAATAATTAACATGTTTAGCAGACAAACTTTCCCCCACAATTAAAATAATATTTTTTACTTTAGGCTGAGAAACGATTTCTGGCATGGGATAGCTATATTTCGGCAGATCACTTAAATTTAACAGATCATAAGGAAGTATCTTTCCTAAAAATATACTTACAGAATAAAAATGGGATTTAATTCTTGAGTGAGCCAGATTAGTTGTTACATTTTCTGAGCTTGAAAAAAATGAACGAACAATTATAAATAAGAAAATCAGAGAGAATAAGACATCAAAATAAATGATTCCTTTTTTGTTTTTACGATCGTTATGTCTAAAAAATAATATGGATAGGAATATAAAAGATTCAATTAATGCATAAATTAAGGCTGGTAGAACTTTATCCACCATACCAAAACCAGCATGCGTAACCTCGGTAACCTCTTTAAACATTAAAAGGTAATTAATGCTGTTAATCCAATTTTGATATACTTCATAGTGAATGTTATTAGCGATTACACCAAAACAAAATAGAAAAGTAAGTAAAATTCTTGTGATTTTCCATTTTGAAAAATACAAGCATAAAACAAATAAAAAGAAAATAAGGTAGTTTTCGAAATATTTCTCTAATGGATTGATATCAAATAATTTTCTAAAAAATATCTCGCTACACAAAAAGATTAAAGGAAATCCAAATAAAATTAGTATTGTTTTTAGTGTTATATTATTTTTAATCATTAAATACTCCTTTTAATTAAATAGTTATATATGACTTATATATAAAAAAACCCTGTCAAAAACAGGGTTCTTCTTACTTCCAATAAATTATTTTGTGCTTGGGATTGAGAAACGTTTGTTGAAACGTTCAACACGACCACCAGTATCAACAACACGTTGTTTACCAGTATAGAATGGGTGACAGTTACCGCACACATCAAGATTTAAGTTTTTACCCACTGTTGAGCGAGTTTTGATTACGTTACCACATGAACATGTTGCAGTAATTTCTGTATATTCTGGGTGAATACCTTGTTTCATTGGAAAACCTCTAATGAAGCCATATCGCCACTTATCTTGTTATACATTCGTATATCCGCTGATAAGTACCATATGTGAATAAATAATATGCCGAGCATTTGCTCGACGCCAAAAAGAGCCAGTATTCTATGGTATTTGGCAATTAAGATCAATACTCAGCCTAATCAATTAACATAATTTTCCACAAAAATATCCTCATTATATAACTTAATCAAAACAAATCATTTTCAATCAGTTTTTTCTCATATTTTGTGAAGAAGATCACAGATTTTCCTAGAGATTTTTTGAGTATTACTTCAAAAATAGTGTAAAATTAATTCCATTAACTAATCTATCTATTTCATAGAGTATTTGTCATTTTCTTGTCTAGGAGTAAACACATGGCAGAACGTAAAGTATTAGCGAATGCAATTCGCTTTTTAAGTATGGATGCAGTACAAAAAGCTAACTCTGGTCACCCTGGTGCCCCAATGGGTATGGCAGATATCGCTGAGGTATTATGGCGCGACTTTTTAAAGCACAATCCAACTAATCCTAAGTGGGCTGATCGCGACCGTTTCGTACTTTCAAACGGCCATGGTTCAATGTTAATTTATAGCTTATTACATTTAACAGGCTATGATCTTTCAATTGAAGATTTAAAACAATTCCGTCAATTACATTCTAAAACCCCAGGTCACCCTGAATATGGTTATGCTCCGGGCGTTGAAACCACAACAGGCCCATTAGGTCAAGGTATCACTAATGCGGTGGGTATGGCGATTGCAGAAAAAACATTAGCCGCACAATTTAACCGTGAAGGCCACCAAATTGTTGACCACTACACTTATGCATTCTTAGGTGATGGCTGTTTAATGGAAGGTATTTCGCATGAAGCCTGTTCATTAGCCGGTACTTTAGGCTTAGGTAAATTAATCGCTTTCTACGATGACAATAATATTTCAATCGATGGTCATGTAGACGGTTGGTTCTCCGATGATACCGCACAACGCTTTGAAGCTTATGGCTGGCAAGTTATCCGAAATGTAGACGGTCATGATGCGGAACAAATCAAATTTGCGATTGAAAATGCAAAAGTGGAAACAGATCGCCCAACATTAATCATCTGTAAAACTATCATCGGTTACGGTTCTCCAAATAAATCAGCATCACACGACTGCCACGGCGCACCATTAGGTAACGATGAAATCGCATTAACTCGCCAAGCGCTTAACTGGGAATACGCTCCATTTGAAATTCCAGCAGAAATCTATGCAGATTGGGATGCTAAAGCACAAGGTGCGGTAGTAGAAAAAGAATGGAATGCGAAATTTGCGGCTTATGAAGCAAGATACCCTGAATTAGCGGCAGAATTTAAACGCCGTATGGCTGGCGATTTACCAGCGAACTGGGAAGCAGAAAGCAAAGCATTTATCGAAAAATTACAAGCAAATCCGGCGCGATCGCAAGCCGTAAAGCATCACAAAATGCAATTGAAGCTTATGCGCATATCTTACCGGAATTCTTAGGTGGCTCTGCAGACTTAGCAAGTTCTAACTTAACATTATGGTCTGGTTCAAAACCAATCCGTGCAGATCATAACGTGGATGGTAACTACATTAACTATGGTGTGCGTGAATTCGGTATGTCTGCAATTATGAACGGTATTGCATTACACGGTGGTTTTATTCCTTACGGTGCAACCTTCTTAATGTTCTATGAATATGCGCACAACGCAGTTCGTATGGCGACATTAATGAAACAACGTTCATTATTCGTTTATACTCATGACTCTATCGGCTTAGGCGAAGACGGTCCAACTCACCAACCGGTAGAACAAACCGCATCATTACGCTATATTCCAAATTTAGAAACGTGGCGTCCGGCTGACCAAGTAGAATCTGCGGTAGCATGGAAAGCGACGGTTGAACGTAAAGACGGTCCAAGTGCATTAATTTTCACTCGCCAAAATCTTGCTCAACAAGAACGTACTGCTGAACAATTAGCAAATGTAGCTCGTGGTGGTTATATCTTACGTGAATGTTGTGAAAAAGGCGGTTGCCCTGATTTAATCCTGATCGCAACCGGTTCTGAAGTTGATTTAGCGATGAAAGCAACTGAAGTATTAGATGCAGAAGGAACAAAAGTTCGTGTAGTTTCAATGCCAAGTACGAACGTGTTTGATAAACAAGATGCGGCATATCGTGAATCTGTATTACCAAGCTCAGTAACAAAACGCGTGGCAATCGAAGCTCAATTATCTGACTTCTGGTACAAATACGTTGGCTTAGAAGGCCGTATCGTAGGTATGAATCGCTTTGGTGAGTCTGCACCTGCTTCCGAGCTATTTAAACTATTTGGTTTTACGGTTGAAAATGTTGTAGCGAAAGCGAAAGAAATTCTATAATTTCCATAAACTAAACAAAAGGCGAGAAAATAACATTCTCGCCTTTTTCTATTCAGCAACTAAGCGGTCAAATTTACAAAATTTTTTACCAAAATAACCGCTTATCTCTTTATAACTGTTCTGCTTGTTCTAAAATTTTCTGTTGTTCTAAAGCAAGTTTTTCCAAACGGCGTTGCTCACGACGCAGTTCATCCTCTGCTTCCCAAACATCATAAGCCTGTACAATCTTCGCCACTACCGGATGACGAACAATATCTTGGCTATCAAAATAATTAAAACTTAAATCAGGTACATCTTTCAACACTTCCATTGCGTGTCTTAGACCTGATTTTTGACTACGAGGTAAATCAACTTGGGTAATATCTCCCGTAATAACGGCTTTTGAATTAAAACCGATACGAGTCAGGAACATTTTCATCTGCTCTGTCGTAGTATTTTGGCTTTCATCTAAAATAATAAACGCATCATTTAGAGTACGCCCACGCATATAAGCAAGCGGTGCAATTTCAATCACATTACGTTCCATCAATTTTTGTGCTTTTTCAAAACCTAACATTTCAAATAAAGCGTCATATAATGGTCTTAGATACGGTTCGATTTTCTGCCCGAGATCACCGGGTAAAAAACCGAGTTTTTCGCCGGCTTCAACCGCCGGACGAGTAAGTAAAATGCGGCGAATCTCTTGACGTTCAAGTGATTCTACTGCGGCAGCAACGGCAAGAAATGTTTTTCCTGTACCGGCTGGTCCAATACCGAAACTAATATCGTGACTAAGAATATTTCTTAAATAAGCTT of Actinobacillus arthritidis contains these proteins:
- the ppiD gene encoding peptidylprolyl isomerase, with translation MIENMHERTKGPVFKIIFALISVSFVITGIGTGLVGGDTSAVKVNGTEISQQAFNTAKNRQQSVLNAQMGERFWDLLDTPEYAKQFNQSVLNGLIDDELLRQYAKELKLGISADQIKSEIVHSQAFQQDGKFSNDLYQHTLRSNGLTADGYAAIVNEAMLFSQIQEGIIGSNFTVPAQNELLAKLLLQKREVRLANYSVAKEAENQTASSDELQKYYEAHKAELIEPEKLTVEYVALTPADVAKNVQVNDEQITTYYEKNKADYATKGEARVAHIQLANETEAKAVAEALQKGEDFATLAKSKSTDKLSATQGGDLGWAKAGTFPKAFEGAYATLQAGQVSAVVNVDGAYHIIKVLERKGEKVIPLEQVKDQIAKTIRQELLLTEYSNIAREMANKSFENNGSLEAVAQAGGVKVQKTAQFTQQNLPAELNHEKVVKALFSGELRQNGQNSDALDIGTEHEPKTIFVRVSDYQAERVKSFDEAKSELDLAVKQQKAEQVLRTKAEQQVKALNEGKSVDVTFGNPQTLVFVQAENDNPALAQTVFAMSKPTDKAVYQVAQNQQGDVIIVALDKVTDGNVDEFKSLASQFNQAEQLLLRNDLLKDLRAKAKIEINDDFMGQAESSSH
- a CDS encoding YchE family NAAT transporter, which produces MELNINFAIYLQFFIGLFAIVNPFGSLPIFFSMTTHQYEAERNHTSLITSVSIGIILLVSLFFGKLILDAFSISLDSFRVAGGFLIVSIAMTMISGKLGEHKQNKEEKNADVSEYENIGVVPLAMPIMAGPGAIGSTIVWGTRYNHITDYIGFSIAIIVFAIVCYTLFRFSAPLVKKLGKTGSNVVTRIMGLILMALGIEIIVAGLGNLFPGLTSIH
- the apbC gene encoding iron-sulfur cluster carrier protein ApbC, which translates into the protein MNQLNEQQLSEIKFVLQNFTHPTLQKDLIALNAFKKAELGAGILRLELTMPFAWNSGFEVLKAGTEAKLKQISGANEVKWILNYQIATLKRANNHPAVNGVKNIIAVTSGKGGVGKSTTSVNLALALKAQGAKVGILDADIYGPSIPHMLGAQDQRPTSPDNKHITPVEVYGIQSNSIGYLMAEDNATIWRGPMASSALSQLLNETWWTELDYLVIDMPPGTGDIQLTLSQQIPVTGAVVVTTPQDIALLDAVKGISMFQKVSVPVLGVIENMSVHICQNCGHHEDIFGTGGADKVAKKYGTQVLGQMPLHIRLRQDLDAGTPTVVAAPEHETSQAYIELAAKVASELYWQGSVIPSEIMIREVK
- a CDS encoding phosphoethanolamine transferase codes for the protein MIKNNITLKTILILFGFPLIFLCSEIFFRKLFDINPLEKYFENYLIFFLFVLCLYFSKWKITRILLTFLFCFGVIANNIHYEVYQNWINSINYLLMFKEVTEVTHAGFGMVDKVLPALIYALIESFIFLSILFFRHNDRKNKKGIIYFDVLFSLIFLFIIVRSFFSSSENVTTNLAHSRIKSHFYSVSIFLGKILPYDLLNLSDLPKYSYPMPEIVSQPKVKNIILIVGESLSAKHVNYFGYHRNTMPFLTELAKNNPNKNLLLKETYSAGVLTALSVPALFSAIPYPNGIEQIMKGDTNIFNLAIKQGYETYFYTSQPEKEMSLINLMGKNWMQNKIMPTQLGEDVSRGMNDHRLIPLLKDIDLDKGNNFIVLQQRGSHTNYGEYLSEDEKIFKNGTYLDNYDSTIYNTDQFIKKIYDYLASRNKDDYLLIYTSDHGQLVTEKTYNQGTMDEPQYLVPSFIYTQNRDVIENMSSFDQCQRLFHQQIATFMINTMGFDMPISDCKKGVVYTSLLSGDSGYLEIEEPNKAVLVNPKKEKLDGISIP
- the rpmE gene encoding 50S ribosomal protein L31, whose protein sequence is MKQGIHPEYTEITATCSCGNVIKTRSTVGKNLNLDVCGNCHPFYTGKQRVVDTGGRVERFNKRFSIPSTK
- a CDS encoding PhoH family protein; protein product: MNEILLTLEPQDNARLQSLCGAFDEHLTLIEKSFNLTIARNGFSFSIQADDENHYSATLIQNAVKLLKQLYIDTAPIKGKIKELDLEDIHLAIQESRMLLQNQWNVGGQGEISIKTKRGVIKPRGEHQQAYLRNILSHDISFGIGPAGTGKTFLAVAAAVESLERQEIRRILLTRPAVEAGEKLGFLPGDLGQKIEPYLRPLYDALFEMLGFEKAQKLMERNVIEIAPLAYMRGRTLNDAFIILDESQNTTTEQMKMFLTRIGFNSKAVITGDITQVDLPRSQKSGLRHAMEVLKDVPDLSFNYFDSQDIVRHPVVAKIVQAYDVWEAEDELRREQRRLEKLALEQQKILEQAEQL